A region of Lycium barbarum isolate Lr01 chromosome 1, ASM1917538v2, whole genome shotgun sequence DNA encodes the following proteins:
- the LOC132600441 gene encoding UDP-glucose 6-dehydrogenase 5-like, protein MVKICCIGAGYVGGPTMAVIALKCPAIEVAVVDISIARIAAWNSDQLPIYEPGLDDVVKQCRGKNLFFSTEVEKHVSEADIIFVSVNTPTKTRGLGAGKAADLTYWESAARMIADVSKNDKIVVEKSTVPVKTAEAIEKILTHNSKGIKYQILSNPEFLAEGTAIQDLFNPDRVLIGGRDTPEGQKAIQALKEVYAHWVPEDNIICTNLWSAELSKLAANAFLAQRISSVNAMSALCEATGADVTQVSRAVGKDTRIGRKFLNASVGFGGSCFQKDILNLVYICECNGLKEVADYWKQVIKVNDYQKSRFVNRVVSSMFNTVSGKKIAILGFAFKKDTGDTRETPAIDVCRGLLGDNAHLSIYDPQVTEDQIQKDLSTKKFDWDHPICLQPMSPGMMKQLNVVWDAYEATKGAHGLCLLTEWDEFKTLDFKKIYDNMQKPAFLFDGRNIADVQKLREIGFIVYSIGKPLDGWFKDMPAVAQKEVNVPFTWNKH, encoded by the coding sequence ATGGTGAAGATTTGTTGCattggagctggatatgttggtggacCAACTATGGCAGTCATAGCCCTAAAGTGTCCTGCAATTGAAGTGGCTGTTGTTGACATATCTATTGCTCGTATCGCGGCCTGGAACAGTGATCAGCTGCCTATTTATGAGCCAGGACTTGACGATGTTGTGAAACAATGCCGAGGAAAGAACCTTTTCTTCAGCACTGAGGTTGAGAAACATGTCTCTGAAGCAGACATCATTTTTGTTTCTGTTAACACCCCAACGAAAACTCGAGGACTTGGAGCTGGGAAAGCAGCAGATCTTACATACTGGGAAAGTGCTGCCCGAATGATAGCTGATGTGTCCAAGAACGACAAGATTGTCGTTGAGAAGTCAACTGTTCCGGTGAAAACAGCTGAGGCAATTGAGAAAATACTCACACATAACAGCAAAGGAATCAAGTATCAAATTCTCTCAAATCCTGAATTTCTTGCTGAGGGGACTGCAATTCAGGACCTTTTTAATCCTGATCGCGTACTAATTGGAGGACGAGATACCCCCGAGGGGCAAAAGGCAATTCAGGCTCTAAAGGAAGTTTACGCTCATTGGGTGCCTGAAGACAATATCATCTGCACCAATCTTTGGTCAGCTGAGCTGTCAAAGCTCGCTGCCAACGCCTTCTTGGCTCAGAGGATCTCGTCTGTTAACGCGATGTCAGCTCTCTGTGAAGCCACTGGTGCTGATGTTACACAAGTGTCCCGTGCTGTTGGTAAGGACACAAGAATAGGACGAAAATTCCTAAATGCCAGTGTTGGTTTTGGTGGTTCTTGTTTCCAGAAGGATATTCTGAACTTGGTTTATATCTGTGAGTGCAATGGTCTCAAAGAAGTTGCCGACTACTGGAAACAAGTGATTAAGGTGAACGACTACCAGAAGAGTCGGTTTGTTAACCGAGTTGTTTCCTCTATGTTCAACACAGTTTCAGGCAAGAAGATTGCTATACTTGGATTTGCTTTCAAGAAAGACACAGGTGACACTAGGGAGACACCAGCAATTGATGTGTGCAGAGGCCTATTGGGAGACAATGCTCACTTAAGCATATATGATCCACAGGTCACTGAGGATCAAATCCAAAAGGATTTGTCAACGAAAAAATTTGATTGGGATCATCCAATTTGCCTCCAGCCAATGAGCCCTGGTATGATGAAGCAACTCAATGTAGTTTGGGATGCTTATGAGGCCACAAAAGGCGCCCACGGGCTGTGTCTTCTGACCGAGTGGGACGAGTTCAAAACTCTTGATTTCAAGAAGATTTATGATAACATGCAAAAACCTGCATTTCTGTTTGATGGAAGAAACATTGCTGATGTGCAGAAGCTCAGAGAAATCGGGTTCATCGTCTACTCCATTGGGAAACCTTTAGATGGATGGTTCAAGGATATGCCTGCTGTGGCACAAAAGGAAGTTAATGTTCCCTTCACCTGGAATAAGCACTAA
- the LOC132600460 gene encoding uncharacterized protein LOC132600460: MVQKRPYGEEELYEVSSKQPRHVEPSSQLVSSLEFPCESVAPKSYTSGGDEDNFSKVKAATDKRPDSGNAAEVPVSSEKAVEPSIHGSASNSSWATSSTSEEDIRSEAPFHILTASEYYNNDPPPFRVVIHPREVYASLLSNPPRKLVPTGPDFQAELPEWGACDSKNKSIKESTHESLNLPSQALESDCADHPDEENKLTGTCIIPMPKLELPADHEENGGAGKSGCSCEDAGSFGCVRVHILEAREKLKEALGEETFVRLGFYDVGEVVAEKWSEEEEELFHEVVFSNPAALGRNFWNHLAAEFPSRSRRELVSYYFNVFMLRKRAKQNRFDPLNIDSDNDEWQEIDDDVVAAEAKITDEDEDSVVESPVYQNYPGCNEIYADEKQVYDEEAGGETLEDYRNTDFCCRRKVLSDVSEACPDKLIDNNSSSGHNIWPLDTHHSNEAGDHEVQDNSCTTGAAGVASQPPQGNTENCKQWASHFAGVGSGSGHGFVMEPSNGKEWDIGYLSCAKNEVDLLPTCIMIEEVFGDGAWSSKNRDGHSLSKR; this comes from the exons ATGGTGCAGAAAAGACCATATGGTGAAGAAGAGCTGTATGAGGTTTCATCTAAGCAACCGAGACATGTAGAACCAAGTAGTCAGCTAGTTTCCTCTTTGGAGTTTCCGTGTGAATCGGTGGCTCCAAAATCTTACACCTCAG GTGGAGATGAGGATAATTTTTCAAAAGTCAAAGCTGCCACTGACAAGAGACCTGATAGTGGCAATGCCGCCGAAGTTCCTGTTTCTTCTGAGAAAGCAGTTGAGCCGAGCATTCATGGCTCTGCTTCAAACTCTTCCTGGGCGACGAGTAGCACCAGCGAAGAAGACATCAGGTCCGAGGCACCTTTCCACATATTGACGGCTTCTGAATATTACAATAATGATCCACCTCCATTCAGAGTTGTTATTCATCCAAGGGAGGTCTACGCCTCTCTTTTGAGCAATCCTCCTCGAAAGTTGGTCCCCACTGGACCAGATTTCCAAGCCGAATTACCAGAATGGGGTGCATGTGATAGTAAAAATAAATCCATCAAGGAGAGCACTCATGAAAGCTTGAATCTTCCATCTCAAGCTCTAGAATCAGATTGTGCGGATCATCCTGATGAAGAAAATAAACTTACTGGGACATGTATCATTCCAATGCCTAAATTGGAGCTACCTGCAGACCATGAGGAGAATGGTGGAGCAGGAAAAAGTGGGTGCTCCTGTGAAGACGCTGGTTCCTTCGGATGTGTTCGAGTGCACATCTTGGAAGCAAGGGAGAAACTTAAGGAAGCCCTGGGTGAGGAAACATTCGTTAGGTTGGGTTTTTATGATGTCGGAGAGGTAGTGGCAGAGAAATGGAGTGAAGAGGAAGAGGAATTATTTCATGAGGTTGTATTTTCCAATCCTGCAGCACTAGGCAGGAATTTCTGGAACCACCTTGCTGCTGAATTTCCTTCACGGAGCAGGAGAGAACTCGTTAGCTATTATTTTAATGTCTTTATGTTGAGGAAACGTGCCAAGCAGAACAGGTTTGACCCTTTAAATATAGACAGTGATAATGATGAATGGCAAGAGATTGATGACGATGTTGTAGCTGCCGAAGCTAAAATTACGGATGAAGATGAGGATTCTGTGGTTGAGTCACCAGTATATCAAAATTATCCTGGTTGTAATGAGATATACGCGGATGaaaaacaagtatatgatgagGAAGCTGGTGGTGAAACCTTGGAGGATTATCGGAATACAGACTTTTGTTGCAGGAGGAAGGTCTTGAGTGATGTGTCAGAAGCATGTCCTGATAAATTGATTGATAATAACAGCAGTTCTGGACACAATATTTGGCCTTTAGACACACACCACTCAAATGAAGCGGGTGACCATGAGGTACAAGATAACTCTTGTACCACTGGTGCAGCTGGGGTCGCTTCACAACCACCACAGGGGAACACTGAAAATTGCAAACAATGGGCAAGTCATTTTGCTGGTGTTGGCAGTGGCAGTGGGCATGGTTTTGTGATGGAGCCATCTAATGGTAAGGAATGGGACATTGGTTACTTAAGCTGTGCTAAAAATGAAGTTGACTTGTTACCAACCTGCATTATGATTGAGGAAGTGTTTGGAGATGGAGCCTGGAGTTCCAAGAACAGAGATGGTCATAGTTTAAGCAAGCGTTGA
- the LOC132624245 gene encoding zinc finger protein ZAT9-like, translated as MEEDQEALKHVCKFCNKSFPSGRSLGGHIRSHLINSPFDHTNKKHNGGSSANCNIIIEAGSTPTADYGLRENPKKTSKFDTLLPNQNKFCKECGKSFQSWKALFGHMKCHSDKVSSMNSTLEEESWHNEPNYAICHKQVMDSQSDSTETAAPNKKKRSLRKIKRYMSVTTSPCVSEIEQEEEEVAMSLIILSRDPGNWTGLNPFTKFSTNKDGELVKLKKVKNGKPEQGESSKSRIRRNLYKKDKSEVPDDKQNKIKGDKVTRIEESEIEVPNKLVKGSGLVNSESCSKRRNFEMNECDFNVDSNTKKKIKFQCTNCNKSFHSYQALGGHKASHKRTNKGCEKVVIDNEHLQNQAADSKLTKSSCSDSSTIDEFGEKVEKLKGYECPICFKIFQSGQALGGHKRSHLITESKSNNNKDIIIQKPTEEIRDLLDLNLPAPVEEESGEHVEFQPWWIGSSHKHEQLLGLISN; from the coding sequence ATGGAGGAAGATCAAGAAGCACTGAAGCATGTGTGCAAGTTCTGCAACAAAAGTTTCCCTAGTGGTAGATCTTTAGGGGGTCACATAAGGTCTCATTTGATCAATTCACCCTTTGATCACACTAATAAAAAGCATAATGGTGGAAGCAGTGCTAATTGCAACATAATTATTGAAGCAGGTAGTACTCCAACTGCTGATTATGGTCTGAGAGAGAATCCCAAGAAGACTTCAAAGTTTGATACTTTGCTTCCCAATCAGAACAAGTTCTGTAAGGAATGTGGAAAAAGTTTCCAATCTTGGAAAGCATTATTTGGCCACATGAAGTGCCACTCAGATAAAGTATCATCTATGAACAGTACACTGGAAGAAGAATCTTGGCACAATGAGCCTAATTATGCAATTTGTCACAAGCAGGTCATGGATAGCCAATCTGACAGTACTGAAACAGCAGCTCCAAATAAGAAGAAGAGATCATTAAGAAAGATCAAAAGGTACATGTCAGTTACAACTTCTCCATGTGTCTCTGAGATtgagcaagaagaagaagaagttgccATGAGTTTGATCATTCTTTCAAGGGATCCAGGAAATTGGACTGGTCTAAATCCTTTTACTAAATTTTCTACCAATAAAGATGGTGAATTGGTCAAGCTGAAGAAAGTCAAAAATGGGAAGCCAGAGCAAGGTGAAAGCTCAAAGTCTAGGATTCGAAGAAATTTGTACAAAAAGGACAAATCAGAGGTTCCAGATGACAAGCAAAACAAGATCAAAGGGGATAAAGTAACTAGAATTGAAGAGTCTGAAATTGAAGTTCCCAACAAGTTAGTCAAAGGGAGTGGATTAGTTAACTCAGAGAGCTGCAGCAAGAGAAGAAACTTTGAAATGAATGAGTGTGATTTCAATGTAGATAGCAACACAAAAAAGAAGATCAAATTCCAATGTACTAATTGCAACAAGAGCTTTCACTCTTACCAAGCTCTTGGAGGTCACAAAGCAAGCCACAAAAGGACTAATAAAGGCTGCGAAAAAGTCGTTATTGATAATGAGCATTTGCAGAATCAAGCTGCTGATAGCAAACTCACAAAGAGCAGTTGCAGTGACAGTAGTACAATTGATGAATTTGGTGAAAAAGTTGAGAAGCTAAAGGGGTATGAGTGTCCAATTTGCTTCAAGATTTTCCAATCAGGCCAAGCTTTAGGTGGTCATAAGAGATCCCATTTGATTACTGAATCcaaaagcaacaacaacaaagatATTATAATACAGAAACCAACAGAAGAAATCAGAGACTTGTTGGATCTCAACTTGCCTGCTCCAGTTGAAGAAGAGAGCGGTGAACATGTTGAGTTCCAACCATGGTGGATAGGAAGCAGCCACAAGCATGAACAACTACTAGGCCTAATTTCTAACTGA